Part of the Bufo gargarizans isolate SCDJY-AF-19 unplaced genomic scaffold, ASM1485885v1 original_scaffold_1534_pilon, whole genome shotgun sequence genome is shown below.
gggtccccattgacttcaatggggttcgggttcgggacgaagttcggatcgggttcggatcccgaacccgaacatttccgggaagttcggccgaacttctcgaacccgaacatccaggtgctcgctcaactctaatcatttgtaattggattgaaaactggctgaaggactgtgtccagagagttATGATCAATGATTCCTATTTAGAAAGGTCCAGGGTTATAAGTAGTATACCTCAAGGTTTATGTCACTTCTAGATTTCGAGAATGTGAAATGTCAGAAGAATATTAGAGACAATGGTTTATTTCAGCTTGTAATTCTTTCACCACACTCCCAGTAGCTCAAAAGTTTTCATGCACCAAGTTTACTGTACCTTAAAAAAACTTGGAAAATTCCATTAAATGATGTTCTGGTTTACTATAGATTCTAAAAGGATAATAATTGATGTCACTTGAGTTAATTTGAGGTGCACCTGTGGCAATACTTAAAGGTGTATTTTAAATGCTTACATAAGTCAAGATCAAGACTTTGATCTGTCATAATTGAATGTAAAGTCCAGTCGACAGGACGCACAGGATTTCGTGCAATATCTTCAAGCAAAATGGTGGCCaacgcaatttatttatttttttacactatttcaggttaaatcaattcgctaccacaaagcaggaggaaattcggctttggggCGAATCAATTGAATCCTGAAATCCAGATCCGCTGATCACTAGTGAGTGACTCAGcatcaattagagatgagcaaatcaattctaattGAATCAAATTCCAACCATATTTTGTAAGATCTCAAGTTGCATCTGagtctgagagagagagaaacaaaactaaaaaaagatagaatatgggTCCTATGAGACTAGTGTTATACAAACATTTTCAGGCCAGTcagagcacttttgatttgggtagagTCAATTTGCACTCAAATCAAATAGGTTGAATAATTAACATTTTGAGTGATTTGCTTGTCTCTAAATGTGTATTAATGTTTATTACGGGATATGTGTTTATGTAATGTTTGCTGTACGGCTTTCTTAATGTCTTTATTCCTCAGACTGTATATAATGGGGTTAATAAATGGAGTAagtacagtatacagcagagaGAGGATTTTACTGGTGACCCAAGTTTGTTCTCTCTTAGGGACAAAGTAAACACTAAATATAGTCCCATAAAAAATGGAGACCACAATGAGGTGGGAGCtacaggtggagaaggctttctgtCTACCAGTACTGGATGGGATCCTTAAGACTGATATAACAATGTAAGTATAAGACACTACAATGATTGAGGTTGGGACTATTAAAGTTGGAGCTCCCAAAACAAAAATCACCAAGTGAACAGAGAAGGTGTCAGAACAGGACAGGTCTAGTAAGGGGACAAGGTCACAGAATAAATGGTCGATGATATTTGACCCACAAAAGTTTAGTTTTGATGATGTTATGGTACCAATGAATGAAATAACATTACCTATCAACCAACTAATAATGATTGATGCATTACAAAATCTATTTGTCATGATGGATGTGTAACGGAGGGGATTACAGATggccacatatctgtcataagacATCACGGCGAGAAGAAAACACTCAAATACTTCAgtgcaatcaaaaaaataaaattgagtcAAACAACCAATAAAACTGACGGTTCCTCCATTATTCAGTAGTATGTGGAGCAGGTTGGGGACAATAGTTGTGGGTAATAGAATGTCACTGATGGACAGTTGTGAGATGAATAAATACATTGGGGTGTGAAGATTCTTGCTGGTGGACACGAGGATGATGATCAGGAGATTCCCACATATTGTGGCAACAAAAACAACAAGGAACAGAAGAAATAGAAGATTTCTCAAAAGTTGGCTGCCTTGAAATCCTAAAAGGAAAAACTCCATGACCACAGTCAGATTTGTCTGCAAGTACAGTAAGAAATTAAAGGAAACATCTAATAACATTAAGCCaggctgtgatttttttgttttatgttttttaagaCCAGATTAGTAGACATAAGACTATGGCATCCACTAGATATGGGGCATGAACCATATGTTGGTAGCCTAAATCTCTCATGTTTACAAATGGAGATTTCTGAGATGATACCACATTAGGACAAAGGCATAAAATGGtaatgctgaggccagtgattggccacaGTGGTCACAAGTTGTTATTGTATAATTGTTGTTTCAGTTAATTTTCCATGTTTGTACATGCAATATAACACTATGGCCTCATTCACAAGAATGATACAGATTGTGTCTGGATCTGTCAAGGAAAGAAACTTTGGTTTTTAATACAAGCGCAGTTTTGTCTGTGACTGCATTCagcgtttaatttttttttttttcatgcgaaTGTTATCAGTTTTGGTTTGTTTTACAtgcgcatgaaaaaaaaaaaaagttgaataacgAACTACATCCCCTAGCAACTATCAATTAAAAACGCTTTCCATTTGGATGCAATGCATATTTAACGGAAGTGTAATGTACGGTTTCCACGTCTAGGGTATCcattgccccttaggaggtttttacgatatatgtccctcttataaagTAAGAAGTCATGACACCAGTTGCACtgaagcaacgaggacatggagtcccctttatgTATGATGGTGTTAATACCCAGGGTAGGAATGCTACAGTGGTGTAGGTGGGCCTGCAATGTCCCTGTAGatcaggcattctcaaactgtgactctccagctgttgcaaaactacaactcccagcatgcccgaaaagcctacaggtatcaacctacagcagggcattgtaggagttgcagctggagggccgcagtttgaggatgcctgctgtagatGTTTTaagcatgtgtcacggtgctcctacatgaATACTCTTGGATCCCAGACATGGTCGTCCGATGCAGTGCAAAAGGGGTAGCTAACTTAGATGATGAAGGAatgattgagtccagactttgtatgtAGTTGCAATTCAGCTTTACTTGGgtaaacggtaatccaaacaatATACAAACttggtcttggtttccagcaagcTTTGGCATGAAGTTCTAAAAGGCAAACACtcttagctctgctatatctgaactctttcagctctgctatgttggctggCTTAAATAGAAACTTTTACTTTAGCTTTCTGTTGTAGGCtgcaacttagctttctgtagtctgactcccACTGTAATCCTAGGAAAACTTTTTCCTGGCTTCAAGCTTCCTTAGCTTGGATTTTAGGAAatacaagcccaggaggggacatgcaaccatgTAGAAACTCACAGGCAGGGCCTGTCCAAACAGGAAAAGGCCTGCTTTCTTCCCAGCAGGGGACAATCCGGACACACAACCTCTCCCACTGAGGGGTAGGCTGGAACTCACTATTCTAGCTAAAACTCCCCCCTCTCAAGAGAGGGGAATAGAATGGAAGAAGGGTTCAATTCTATATAATACAGCTCTGCCAGATATGCGGTGGTAAACCAGGTAATTACATGAACATAAACAGTTTTACGGGAATATATATGCACATTAGTCAGATATGGAATAAAATACATTCTGATGACACAAGTTAGCACATTGaaaacagtagcaaggtgcaaagagtggtaatggcactatGTGTCATTACAGAAGCCCCATACACTGGGatttgggctgcgtgaaaaatgcagaatatagaatatgctgAGATTTTCGCATAACACAGAGATGATGCGTGGAAAACAACACTCAtatacacagacccatagaaattaatgggtcaggattcaatggGGGTGCAATTCAATTCAAGCATTGCACCCATATGGAAAACTTGTttatgtgaaaggagcctatttATGTCTATTACAttacttgtatctggcattttttagTAGTTTTTCTATAtgcaatacagattttttttttcagagctgTTGGGTGGAGACTGTCAGCTCTTCATGGATGCCTCAGCACAGGACATGGATAAGCAGGTCACTCTGCAGCACACCTCAGAGGCAACATTAGTGATTGAAGGTAGTGCCCCGAGAAGTGAGCAGATTAGATGTTAATCCAGAAGTTACAGGGgttctcccacaaaaaaatattttacagttttcaaaccagcacctagatctgaatacttttgtaattgcatgtaattaaaaatgttggggcacatttaataagaccggcattttaaacGCTGGAATTAATAAAGCCCTGCTGTGGATCTGCCTCAGTTATTCATACTGTAGTCCTGGCGATGTAAAAATAAAGTTGTCTTCTCAAAGGACCTGAGAAAACGGCAGTTGTaactcatgagctgccactggctcacGTCAAAGTTACACAGAATAGTGCTCCTGTCCGCCTGCATAATCAAGAattagtttatggcctttctctgcttATATAGtaggtccaacatgtggagggtggagttccaatgggGAGAAGCATTGCATATCAGGGGAACCAAGGATTAACAGATTGAATTATGTATTAAACACTGTTAACCCCCTTAAAAATAAATACTGTTGAATCTGACCACAGATTCACCCCAATAGCAGAAGAAAAGATTaatggaattactgatgtataaaagaatgcaaacaacctaaaatctgaaGTAATAGatcactttttaaccccaattagtgcagcaaggtgtaatagctCCTActacccaggctttacactctcctattggtccctgatcttttccggcactgtggacaatgcctccctatcctttgcctacactatgaataaagatcctttccctgaactgctcaatagttATTTCCAatgaataaagtctttcctaatcactgtccctagtgcctgtaacgTCTATCCCTGCACTGCACTAAGTGCAATGTAAAATTTCGGAGACCGGGCATGAGGAgaatttttatagggctgtgacatcacaagggctggctagctgctcaATGGCTCTcttcacagcattatgggtgacttCTTTCCTATTCTATCTAAAATgtgcagcatccattttagaaaaaatatgatTTGTTACGACAAAGCACGAGAAAATTCGACTTccgggcaaatcaaatttttcctgaaattcagatctctAATAGTATacgcagcagtgtactgatatgtgaggtacgaggtataatagaggcagtgtgtacagatatacagtatatacagcagtgtactgatatgtgaggtacgaggtataatagatgcagagtgtgcagattagagatgagccaaCCAGTCAAGATAAATTTTGTGTCCGGTTTGCCAAATTTTAAATGTTTGGTTTGGACCCAAATCAGTTTAAGCCAAactaaagttgctccaattgccctgaaagtcggaatataaccccctctagcctcctagcACTCGGAGGATTCGGAAAATTTGTTATCTCTTTTCATTTCCTATAAATTTATTTCCCTCCCCCTCCTCAAGCTTTTGAAtgtaatgacagcaatagtaaataatgtctgagtgacactgacacacATAGCTGTGGGTACACGCACGGTTGGCGGCGTAAACATACAGGGGGATTTATAAcaaatataggggcacatttagtaAGGAAACAGTTTTGGCGCCGGTCTCTACATGACTTTGGTGCATACACcgacggtctaaatgtaagacagcttccaaagtgtctaatgtaagacagcttccaaagtgtctaatgtaagacagcttccaaagtgtctaatgtaagacagcttccaaagtgtctaatgtaagacagcttccaaagtgtctaatgtaagacagcttccaaagtgtctaatgtaagacagcttccaaagtgtctaatgtaagacagcttccaaagtgtctaatgtaagacagcttccaaagtgtctaatgtaagacagcttccaaagtgtctaatgtaagacagcttcccaaTTGTCCTATGTAAGACCCTCCAATTTGTCTAATGTACCTTCCAAGTgtcaaatgtaagacagcttccaatgtgtaaatgtaagacagctttccaaaggtgtctaatgtaagacagcttccaaagtgtgctaaatgtaagacagcttccaaagtgtctaatgtaagacagcttccaaatgTGTCCTAAATGAAGACCAGCTTccaagtgtctaaatgtaagacgctTCCAAATGTGTCTAAATGTAGACAGCTTCcaagtgtgtaaatgtaagacagcttccaaagtgtctaatgtgaAGACAGctttccaaagtgtctaatgtacggggaagacagcttccaaagtgtcaaATGTAAACAGCTTCCAAAGTGGTCTaattgtaagacagcttccaaagtgtctaatgtaaagACAGCtccaaagtgtgtaaatgtaaaACACTCCAAAGTGTCTaattgtaagacagcttccaaagtgtctaatgtaagacagcttccaaagtgtctaaatgtaagacagcttccaaagtgtctaatgtaagacagcttccaaagtgtctaatgtaagacagcttccaaagtgtctaatgtaagacagcttccaaagtgtctaatgtaagacagcttccaaagtgtctaatgtaagacagcttccaaagtgtctaaatgtaagacagcttccaaagtgtctaatgtaagacagcttccaaagtgtctaatgtaagacagcttccaaagtgtctaaaagacagcttccaaagtgtctaatgtaagacagcttccaaagtgtctaaatgtaagacagcttccaaagtgtctaatgtaagacagcttccaaagtgtgtaaatgtaagacagcttccaaagtgtctaatgtaagacagcttccaaagtgtctaatgtaagacagcttccaaagtgtctaatgtaagacagcttccaaagtgtgtaatgtaagacagcttccaaagtgtctaatgtaagacagcttccaaagtgtctaatgtaagacagcttccaaagtgtaatgtaagacagcttccaaagtgtaatgtaagacagcttccaaagtgtctaatgtaagacagcttccaaagtgtctaatgtaagacagcttccaaagtgtctaatgtaagacagcttccaaagtgtctaatgtaagacagcttccaaagtgtctaatgtaagacagcttccaaagtgtctaatgtaagacagcttccaaagtgtctaatgtaagacagcttccaaagtgtctaatgtaagacagcttccaaagtgtctaatgtaagacagcttccaaagtgtctaatgtaagacagcttccaaagtgtctaaatgtaagacagcttccaaagtgtctaatgtaagacagcttccaaagtgtctaatgtaagacagcttccaaagtgtctaatgtaagacagcttccaaagtgtctaatgtaagacagcttccaaagtgtctaatgtaagacagcttccaaagtgtctaatgtaagacagcttccaaagtgtctaatgtaagacagcttccaaagtgtctaatgtaagacagcttccaaagtgtctaatgtaagacagcttccaaagtgtctaaatgtaagacagcttccaaagtgtctaatgtaagacagcttccaaagtgtctaatgtaagacagcttccaaagtgtctaatgtaagacagcttccaaagtgtctaaatgtaagacagcttccaaagtgtctaatgtaagacagcttccaaagtgtctaaatgtaagacagcttccaaagtgtctaatgtaagacagcttccaaagtgtctaatgtaagacagcttccaaagtgtctaaatgtaagacagcttccaaagtgtctaatgtaagacagcttccaaagtgtctaatgtaagacagcttccaaagtgtctaatgtaagacagcttccaaagtgtctaatgtaagacagcttccaaagtgtctaatgtaagacagcttccaaagtgtctaatgtaagacagcttccaaagtgtctaatgtaagacagcttccaaagtgtctaaatgtaagacagcttccaaagtgtctaatgtaagacagcttccaaagtgtctaaatgtaagacagcttccaaagtgtctaaatgtaagacagcttccaaagtgtctaatgtaagacagcttccaaagtgtctaatgtaagacagcttccaaagtgtctaatgtaagacagcttccaaagtgtctaatgtaagacagcttccaaagtgtctaatgtaagacagcttccaaagtgtctaaatgtaagacagcttccaaagtgtctaatgtaagacagcttccaaagtgtctaatgtaagacagcttccaaagtgtctaaatgtaagacagcttccaaagtgtctaaatgtaagacagcttccaaagtgtctaatgtaagacagcttccaaagtgtctaatgtaagacagcttccaaagtgtgtaatgtaagacagcttccaaagtgtctaatgtaagacagcttccaaagtgtctaatgtaagacagcttccaaagtgtctaatgtaagacagcttccaaagtgtctaaatgtaagacagcttccaaagtgtctaatgtaagacagcttccaaagtgtaatgtaagacagcttccaaagtgtctaaatgtaagacagcttccaaagtgtctaatgtaagacagcttccaaagtgtctaatgtaagacagcttccaaagtgtctaatgtaagacagcttccaaagtgtctaaatgtaagacagcttccaaagtgtctaatgtaagacagcttccaaagtgtctaatgtaagacagcttccaaagtgtctaatgtaagacagcttccaaagtgtctaaatgtaagacagcttccaaagtgtctaaatgtaagacagcttccaaagtgtctaatgtaagacagcttccaaagtgtaaatgtaagacagcttccaaagtgtctaatgtaagacagcttccaaagtgtctaatgtaagacagcttccaaagtgtctaatgtaagacagcttccaaagtgtctaatgtaagacagcttccaaagtgtctaaatgtaagacagcttccaaagtgtctaaatgtaagacagcttccaaagtgtctaatgtaagacagcttccaaagtgtctaatgtaagacagcttccaaagtgtctaatgtaagacagcttccaaagtgtctaatgtaagacagcttccaaagtgtctaatgtaagacagcttccaaagtgtctaatgtaagacagcttccaaagtgtctaatgtaagacagcttccaaagtgtctaatgtaagacagcttccaaagtgtctaaatgtaagacagcttccaaagtgtctaatgtaagacagcttccaaagtgtctaatgtaagacagcttccaaagtgtctaaatgtaagacagcttccaaagtgtctaatgtaagacagcttccaaagtgtctaatgtaagacagcttccaaagtgtctaatgtaagacagcttccaaagtgtctaatgtaagacagcttccaaagtgtctaaatgtaagacagcttccaaagtgtctaatgtaagacagcttccaaagtgtctaatgtaagacagcttccaaagtgtctaatgtaagacagcttccaaagtgtctaatgtaagacagcttccaaagtgtctaatgtaagacagcttccaaagtgtctaatgtaagacagcttccaaagtgtctaatgtaagacagcttccaaagtgtctaatgtaagacagcttccaaagtgtctaatgtaagacagcttccaaagtgtctaatgtaagacagcttccaaagtgtctaaatgtaagacagcttccaaagtgtctaatgtaagacagcttccaaagtgtctaaatgtaagacagcttccaaagtgtctaatgtaagacagcttccaaagtgtctaatgtaagacagcttccaaagtgtctaaatgtaagacagcttccaaagtgtctaatgtaagacagcttccaaagtgtaaatgtaagacagcttccaaagtgtctaatgtaagacagcttccaaagtgtctaaatgtaagacagcttccaaagtgtctaatgtaagacagcttccaaagtgtctaatgtaagacagcttccaaagtgtctaatgtaagacagcttccaaagtgtctaaatgtaagacagcttccaaagtgtctaaatgtaagacagcttccaaagtgtctaatgtaagacagcttccaaagtgtctaatgtaagacagcttccaaagtgtgtaatgtaagacagcttccaaagtgtctaatgtaagacagcttccaaagtgtctaatgtaagacagcttccaaagtgtctaatgtaagacagcttccaaagtgtctaatgtaagacagcttccaaagtgtctaatgtaagacagcttccaaagtgtctaatgtaagacagcttccaaagtgtctaatgtaagacagcttccaaagtgtctaatgtaagacagcttccaaagtgtctaatgtaagacagcttccaaagtgtctaaatgtaagacagcttccaaagtgtctaatgtaagacagcttccaaagtgtctaaatgtaagacagcttccaaagtgtctaatgtaagacagcttccaaagtgtgtaaatgtaagacagcttccaaagtgtctaatgtagacagcttccaaagtgtctaatgtaagacagcttccaaagtgtctaaatgtaagacagcttccaaagtgtctaatgtaagacagcttccaaagtgtctaatgtaagacagcttccaaagtgtctaatgtaagacagcttccaaagtgtgtaaatgtaagacagcttccaaagtgtctaaatgtaagacagcttccaaagtgtctaaagtaagacagcttccaaagtgtctaatgtaagacagcttccaaagtgtctaaatgtaagacagcttccaaagtgtctaatgtaagacagcttccaaagtgtctaatgtaagacagcttccaaagtgtctaaatgtaagacagcttccaaagtgtctaatgtaagacagcttccaaagtgtctaatgtaagacagcttccaaagtgtctaaatgtaagacagcttccaaagtgtctaatgtaagacagcttccaaagtgtctaatgtaagacagcttccaaagtgtctaaatgtaagacagcttccaaagtgtctaatgtaagacagcttccaaagtgtctaatgtaagacagcttccaaagtgtctaatgtaagacagcttccaaagtgtctaagtaagacagcttccaaagtgtctaatgtaagacagcttccaaagtgtctaatgtaagacagcttccaaagtgtctaatgtaagacagcttccaaagtgtctaatgtaagacagcttccaaagtgtctaatgtaagacagcttccaaagtgtctaatgtaagacagcttccaaagtgtctaatgtaagacagcttccaaagtgtgtaagtaagacagcttccaaagtgtctaaatgtaagacagcttccaaagtgtctaatgtaagacagcttccaaagtgtctaatgtaagacagcttccaaagtgtctaaatgtaagacagcttccaaagtgtctaatgtaagacagcttccaaagtgtctaatgtaagacagcttccaaagtgtctaatgtaagacagcttccaaagtgtctaatgtaagacagcttccaaagtgtctaaatgtaagacagcttccaaagtgtctaatgtaagacagcttccaaagtgtctaatgtaagacagcttccaaagtgtctaaatgtaagacagcttccaaagtgtctaatgtaagacagcttccaaagtgtctaatgtaagacagcttccaaagtgtctaatgtaagacagcttccaaagtgtctaatgtaagacagcttccaaagtgtctaatgtaagacagcttccaaagtgtctaatgtaagacagcttccaaagtgtctaaatgtaagacagcttccaaagtgtctaatgtaagacagcttccaaagtgtctaatgtaagacagcttccaaagtgtctaatgtaagacagcttccaaagtgtctaatgtaagacagcttccaaagtgtctaat
Proteins encoded:
- the LOC122923381 gene encoding olfactory receptor 1468-like, with amino-acid sequence MLLDVSFNFLLYLQTNLTVVMEFFLLGFQGSQLLRNLLFLLFLVVFVATICGNLLIIILVSTSKNLHTPMYLFISQLSISDILLPTTIVPNLLHILLNNGGTVSFIGCLTQFYFFDCTEVFECFLLAVMSYDRYVAICNPLRYTSIMTNRFCNASIIISWLIGNVISFIGTITSSKLNFCGSNIIDHLFCDLVPLLDLSCSDTFSVHLVIFVLGAPTLIVPTSIIVVSYTYIVISVLRIPSSTGRQKAFSTCSSHLIVVSIFYGTIFSVYFVPKREQTWVTSKILSLLYTVLTPFINPIIYSLRNKDIKKAVQQTLHKHISRNKH